The following are from one region of the Nicotiana tabacum cultivar K326 chromosome 3, ASM71507v2, whole genome shotgun sequence genome:
- the LOC107796071 gene encoding peroxidase 64-like, whose product MAHLVPLLSTLLIFCIYSQGNALSSNYYAKTCPQAEDIVMQVVKKESKKDKTVPAALLRMHFHDCFLRGCDASILLSSKGKNTAEKDAPPNGSMHGFYVINGAKRAVEAICPGIVSCADILAFAARDAVVLSGGPYWEVPKGRKDGRISRASETTLLPKPTFNISQLQQSFHQRGLSTDDLVALLGAHTLGFSHCSSFISRIYNFNATHDIDPTLRRSFAASLKSICPLKNRAKNAGISNDPSPTTFDNTHYRIILQKKSLFSSDHALLTAPKTKKLVYKFATSKAAFHKAFANSMIKMSSLTGGQEVRKDCRVVN is encoded by the exons ATGGCACATTTAGTTCCATTGTTGAGCACATTGCTTATTTTCTGCATCTACTCTCAAGGGAATGCACTTAGTTCAAATTACTATGCAAAAACATGCCCTCAAGCTGAAGACATAGTAATGCAGGTTGTTAAGAAGGAATCAAAGAAAGACAAAACGGTGCCCGCAGCACTTCTGAGGATGCATTTCCATGATTGTTTCCTACGG GGCTGTGATGCTTCTATTTTGTTGAGCTCCAAGGGGAAAAACACTGCAGAAAAAGATGCCCCTCCTAATGGTTCTATGCACGGATTCTATGTTATTAACGGTGCAAAGAGAGCAGTTGAAGCTATATGTCCTGGCATTGTTTCTTGCGCTGATATTCTAGCGTTTGCTGCAAGAGATGCAGTCGTGTTA TCAGGTGGGCCTTACTGGGAGGtgccaaaaggaagaaaagatggGAGAATATCCAGGGCAAGTGAAACAACACTGCTGCCCAAACCTACATTCAACATTTCTCAACTGCAACAAAGCTTCCATCAGAGAGGTTTATCAACCGATGATTTGGTGGCTCTTTTAG GTGCGCACACTTTAGGATTTTCCCATTGCTCATCCTTTATTAGCCGCATATACAACTTCAATGCCACACATGACATCGATCCTACACTACGTCGATCGTTTGCAGCAAGCTTGAAGAGCATATGTCCACTCAAAAACAGGGCTAAGAATGCAGGAATAAGCAATGATCCTTCTCCAACGACATTTGATAATACTCATTACAGGATAATTCTCCAAAAGAAGAGTTTGTTCTCTTCAGATCATGCTTTGCTCACTGCTCCAAAAACAAAGAAGCTAGTTTATAAGTTTGCTACCTCAAAAGCAGCTTTTCATAAGGCTTTTGCTAATTCCATGATTAAGATGAGTAGCCTTACAGGTGGTCAAGAAGTTAGAAAAGATTGCAGGGTAGTAAACTGA
- the LOC107796070 gene encoding peroxidase 64, translated as MSPSSAFLFSSLLVLSLIYSHGNALSSNYYENSCPQVEDIVTQVITEATKKDKTVPAALLRMHFHDCFIRGCDASVLLNSKGKNIAEKDGPPNVSLHAFYVIDNAKKAVEAVCPGIVSCADILAFAARDAVVVSGGPSWDVPKGRKDGRTSKASETRQLPAPTFNISQLQQSFSQRGLSLEDLVALSGGHTLGFSHCSSFSNRIHNFDATNDVDPTLHPSLASTLKGICPLKNRAKNAGTAMDTSSTTFDNSYYKLILQNKSLFSSDQALLSIPKTKTLVSDFASSKETFFKAFAKSMIKMSSINGGQEVRKDCRVVN; from the exons ATGTCACCCTCTTCTGCATTCTTGTTCAGCTCATTACTAGTTTTGTCCTTAATTTACTCTCATGGAAATGCACTTAGTTCAAATTACTATGAGAACTCATGCCCTCAGGTTGAAGATATTGTCACACAGGTTATTACTGAAGCAACAAAGAAAGACAAAACTGTCCCTGCTGCCCTTCTTAGAATGCACTTCCATGACTGTTTCATAAGg GGGTGCGATGCTTCGGTGCTACTGAACTCGAAGGGGAAGAATATTGCAGAAAAAGATGGACCTCCGAATGTATCTTTGCATGCATTTTATGTCATTGATAATGCAAAGAAAGCTGTAGAAGCCGTTTGCCCGGGAATAGTTTCCTGTGCTGATATCTTAGCCTTTGCTGCCAGAGATGCAGTTGTTGTT TCTGGTGGACCTTCCTGGGACGTGCCTAAAGGAAGAAAGGATGGAAGAACATCAAAAGCTAGTGAAACTAGACAATTGCCAGCTCCCACTTTTAACATATCTCAACTTCAACAAAGCTTCTCTCAAAGAGGATTATCACTGGAAGACCTTGTTGCTCTCTCAG GTGGACATACTTTAGGTTTCTCTCATTGTTCATCCTTCAGTAACAGGATACACAACTTCGATGCCACCAACGATGTTGACCCAACATTACATCCATCCTTGGCATCAACCTTAAAGGGAATTTGTCCACTTAAAAACAGGGCTAAGAATGCTGGAACTGCCATGGATACTTCCTCAACAACGTTTGATAATTCATATTACAAGTTAATTCTACAGAACAAGAGTTTGTTCTCTTCAGACCAAGCTTTGCTCAGTATTCCCAAGACTAAAACTCTGGTTTCTGACTTTGCTAGCTCAAAAGAAACGTTCTTTAAAGCTTTTGCTAAATCCATGATCAAAATGAGTAGCATAAATGGAGGTCAGGAGGTCAGAAAGGATTGTAGGGTAGTTAATTAA